The Porphyromonas pogonae genome segment CCTCAAAGAGGATAGTAAGCAACTCAAAGAAGTTGTGGTCATAGGTTACGGGTCGGTACAAAAAAAGGATCTTACCGGCTCTATTAGCAGCATCGGAGAAAAAGATTTCCAAAAAGGAGCTATAGCTACACCGGGCGAATTACTCGTTGGTAAAGTAGCCGGTGTACAAATCACTCCCAACGGATCTCCCGGTGCCGGAAGTACTATACGTATCCGTGGAGGAGCTTCGCTCAATGCAAGTAACGACCCTCTCATCGTGATCGACGGAGTGCCTATCGAAAATAATGCAGCAAAGGGGTCACCCAGTGTGCTTAGCTCTATCAATCCACAGGATATAGCATCTATGAACGTACTGAAAGATGCCTCCGCAACAGCGATCTATGGTTCACGAGCATCTAACGGGGTTATCATCATTACCACTAAAAAAGGTAAAATGGGGCAGAGCACACAGATTAACGTGTCTACCCAGAATTCTATTGCATTCACATCTAAGTTTGTAGATGTACTCAAAGCAGATCAATTCAGAGAATTGATCAAAGAGCACTCTCCGTCAAAAGCATCATTATTGGGCAATGCTAATACAGACTGGCAGAAAGAAATCTATCAAGCAGCTTTCGGATCGGATAATAATATTAGTATAAGCGGAGCCCTGGGAGCACTTCCCTACCGTGTTTCAATAGGGATGTACTATCAAGACGGAGTGCTCAAAACGGATAATATGAAACGTATCAGCAGCGGCATCAGCCTTAACCCACGGTTCTTCGATAATCATCTGAGCATTGATGCCAATCTAAAACTATCCGGAACAAAAAACAGATTTGCCAATAAGGATGCTATCGGCTCCGCTGTTGTTTTTGATCCTACGCAACCGGTAAAGGCAGAAGGCTTCGATCAGTTCGGCGGATACTTTACATGGATGAACGGCGGTAAGATCACAGTACTTGCTCCCGCCAATCCTGTAGCACTCATCAATCAGCGTGATGACAAAAGCAATGTTTTCCGTTCTATAGGAAGCATCAAATTTGATTATAAAACATTTACCCTGCCCGATCTTCGTTTCAATCTTAACCTCGGCTTCGATTACACAGATAGCAATGGTAAAATATTTGTACCTGCGAACGCCGCATTCGAATGGTATAGAGGCAATAACAAAAATGGAGGAAAAGGAGGTACCAATAATGAATACAAGCAGAAAAAACGCAACCTATTACTTGACTTCTATGCCAACTACAATAAGGAAATAGCAGCAATCAGCAGTCGCATCGATGTAATGGCAGGTTATTCATACCAGGATTGGAAAACAACGGAATACATGTTCCCTGATTATACGGCTGCTAAGGAAGTCATTTCCACACCTGTATTCGATCGTGATTATCCGCAAAACACATTGGTTTCATGGTATTCTCGTATCAATTATAGCTTATTGGAGACTGTTGCACGAGAATTGCCCTTTTAATATTGCCTATATCGCTGGATATCATTATATTTGAATATTAAACCAGTAGTCAAAACAGTCTCTATGAGTAAGGAAAAGAACACCAATGCCGCATCTTTTGCAGAACTAGCAGTAGAACGTCGTCGCCAAGCCACCAAAAACAACTTTTTACATCAGATTGACAGCATTGTA includes the following:
- a CDS encoding SusC/RagA family TonB-linked outer membrane protein, translating into MKSTKSQYRVLLMTFMSLIFINMAYAQDIMIKGQVLDEQGECVIGASVQIKNKPGSGAVTDLDGNFQLKAAKNAVLTISYVGYVTQEISLATTTLPLKVILKEDSKQLKEVVVIGYGSVQKKDLTGSISSIGEKDFQKGAIATPGELLVGKVAGVQITPNGSPGAGSTIRIRGGASLNASNDPLIVIDGVPIENNAAKGSPSVLSSINPQDIASMNVLKDASATAIYGSRASNGVIIITTKKGKMGQSTQINVSTQNSIAFTSKFVDVLKADQFRELIKEHSPSKASLLGNANTDWQKEIYQAAFGSDNNISISGALGALPYRVSIGMYYQDGVLKTDNMKRISSGISLNPRFFDNHLSIDANLKLSGTKNRFANKDAIGSAVVFDPTQPVKAEGFDQFGGYFTWMNGGKITVLAPANPVALINQRDDKSNVFRSIGSIKFDYKTFTLPDLRFNLNLGFDYTDSNGKIFVPANAAFEWYRGNNKNGGKGGTNNEYKQKKRNLLLDFYANYNKEIAAISSRIDVMAGYSYQDWKTTEYMFPDYTAAKEVISTPVFDRDYPQNTLVSWYSRINYSLLETVARELPF